From a single Bacillus sp. E(2018) genomic region:
- the rpmJ gene encoding 50S ribosomal protein L36, which produces MKVRPSVKPICEKCKVIRRRGTVMVICENPKHKQKQG; this is translated from the coding sequence ATGAAGGTAAGACCATCAGTCAAGCCAATATGTGAAAAATGTAAAGTGATTCGCCGCAGAGGCACTGTAATGGTGATCTGTGAAAATCCGAAACATAAACAAAAACAAGGTTAA
- the map gene encoding type I methionyl aminopeptidase has product MIICKTPREIEIMREAGRIVALTHQELKKHIKPGITTRELDKIADTFIRSQGAIPSFKNYNGFSGSICASVNEELVHGIPGKRVLNHGDIISIDIGAKYKGYHGDSAWTYGVGEISDEAQKLLDVTEESLYKGLEKAKAGARLTDISHEIQKYAEGEGFSVVREYVGHGIGQDLHEDPQIPHYGPPGKGPVLKKGMVLAIEPMINAGTRYVRTLSDNWTVVTTDGKWCAHFEHTVVITEEGFEILTKI; this is encoded by the coding sequence ATGATAATCTGCAAAACACCGCGAGAGATTGAAATCATGCGGGAGGCAGGTCGCATTGTTGCCTTAACTCATCAAGAGTTAAAAAAACACATTAAGCCTGGCATAACTACCAGGGAACTGGATAAAATTGCTGATACGTTTATCCGCAGCCAAGGTGCAATTCCTTCATTTAAAAACTATAATGGTTTTAGTGGAAGCATCTGTGCTTCTGTAAATGAAGAACTTGTGCACGGAATTCCAGGTAAACGCGTACTCAACCATGGCGACATTATCTCTATAGATATTGGGGCGAAGTACAAAGGATACCACGGTGACTCCGCTTGGACGTATGGAGTTGGCGAGATTTCAGATGAAGCTCAAAAACTTCTGGATGTAACCGAAGAGTCTTTATATAAAGGACTTGAAAAAGCAAAAGCCGGTGCCCGGTTAACTGACATTTCTCATGAGATACAAAAGTATGCTGAGGGTGAAGGATTTTCTGTTGTTCGCGAATATGTCGGACACGGAATAGGCCAGGACTTACATGAGGACCCGCAAATTCCTCATTATGGACCGCCTGGTAAAGGGCCGGTGCTTAAAAAGGGCATGGTTCTAGCAATAGAGCCTATGATTAATGCGGGAACTCGCTATGTTCGAACATTATCCGATAACTGGACGGTTGTCACAACGGATGGCAAATGGTGTGCTCACTTTGAACACACGGTTGTCATTACGGAAGAAGGCTTTGAAATCTTAACAAAGATCTAA
- the rplO gene encoding 50S ribosomal protein L15 — protein MKLHELKPSEGSRKVRNRVGRGIGSGNGKTSGRGHKGQNSRSGGGVRPGFEGGQNPLARRLPKRGFTNPTRKEYAVVNLEKLVRFEEGTVVTPELLIETGVVSSLKNGIKVLGNGKLEAKLTVKAHKFSVSAKEAIEAAGGTTEVI, from the coding sequence ATGAAACTTCATGAGTTGAAGCCATCAGAAGGATCCCGTAAAGTTCGCAACCGTGTAGGTCGCGGTATCGGATCAGGCAATGGTAAAACAAGTGGTCGTGGTCATAAAGGTCAAAACTCTCGTTCAGGCGGTGGTGTTAGACCTGGATTCGAAGGTGGACAAAATCCACTAGCACGTCGTTTACCGAAACGCGGATTCACAAACCCTACTCGTAAAGAGTATGCAGTTGTAAATCTTGAGAAGCTAGTTCGTTTTGAAGAGGGCACAGTAGTTACTCCGGAACTTCTTATCGAAACAGGAGTAGTTAGCAGTCTTAAAAACGGAATCAAAGTTCTAGGAAATGGCAAGTTAGAAGCTAAGCTTACAGTTAAGGCGCACAAATTCTCTGTTTCTGCTAAAGAAGCAATTGAAGCAGCGGGCGGAACTACTGAGGTGATCTAA
- the rpmD gene encoding 50S ribosomal protein L30 — protein MAKKLEITLTRSVIGRPENQRIVVKTLGLRKMHQTVVHEDNAAIRGMVNKVSHLLTVKELEA, from the coding sequence ATGGCTAAGAAATTAGAAATCACCCTCACTCGTAGTGTTATCGGCCGTCCTGAAAACCAACGTATCGTTGTTAAGACACTTGGTTTGCGCAAAATGCACCAGACGGTTGTACACGAAGATAACGCGGCTATCCGCGGTATGGTTAACAAGGTGTCTCACCTTTTAACAGTGAAAGAATTAGAAGCTTAA
- the infA gene encoding translation initiation factor IF-1: MAKDDVIEVEGTVIEPLPNAMFRVELENGHKVLAHVSGKIRMHYIRILPGDKVTVELSPYDLSRGRITYRFK, from the coding sequence ATGGCTAAAGATGATGTTATTGAGGTCGAAGGTACAGTAATTGAACCTCTTCCGAACGCCATGTTTCGTGTTGAACTAGAAAACGGACACAAAGTTCTAGCGCACGTTTCTGGAAAGATTCGTATGCACTACATTCGAATTCTTCCAGGGGATAAAGTAACCGTAGAATTGTCTCCGTATGACTTATCACGTGGTCGTATAACGTATCGTTTTAAATAA
- a CDS encoding KOW domain-containing RNA-binding protein, translating to MVSESDSVPSIGQLVRILKGRDADRLGVIVGILDGRFVLVADGDKRKFDRAKRKNLNHLELLDFTSPEVVKSILETGRVTNGKLRYAVAKFSDEKVIALKKGDQVDG from the coding sequence ATGGTAAGCGAATCTGATTCGGTACCGAGCATAGGTCAACTAGTTCGGATACTAAAAGGAAGAGACGCAGATCGGTTAGGTGTGATTGTCGGTATTCTCGATGGGCGTTTCGTCCTCGTAGCAGATGGTGACAAGAGAAAGTTTGATCGAGCCAAGCGCAAGAACCTAAACCACTTAGAACTGCTGGATTTTACTTCTCCGGAAGTTGTTAAAAGCATTCTTGAAACAGGTCGTGTAACCAATGGCAAATTGCGTTATGCAGTAGCGAAGTTTTCCGACGAGAAAGTCATTGCTCTGAAGAAGGGAGATCAAGTCGATGGCTAA
- the secY gene encoding preprotein translocase subunit SecY, whose amino-acid sequence MFQTISNIMRVGDLRNKILFTLAMLVVFRLGTFIPVPGVNRDVLKFSTGDSANIFGFLNTFGGGALQNFSIFAMGIMPYITASIIVQLLQMDVVPKFTEWSKQGEVGRKKLAQFTRYGTIVLGFIQAIGMSIGFNNLFPGLIQNPSMSTYLFIALVLTAGTAFLMWLGEQITLKGIGNGISVLIFAGIAAAIPTAVNQLFTTQFEGGNDQLFMHIVTIVLLALAIVLIIMGVIFIQQGVRKIPIQYAKRVVGTKPVGGQSTHLPIKVNAAGVIPVIFAISLIITPRTVAGFFGQNDVTTWIINTFDYTKPVGMIIYALLIIGFSYFYTFIQVNPEQMAENLKKQGGYIPGIRPGANTQTYITRILYRLTFVGSLFLAAIAVLPVVFTAIPGLNLPPAIQIGGTSLLIVVGVALDTMKQIESQLIKRHYKGFIK is encoded by the coding sequence ATGTTCCAGACAATCTCCAACATTATGCGTGTGGGTGATCTGAGAAACAAGATATTGTTTACACTTGCTATGCTGGTAGTGTTCCGTTTAGGAACATTTATCCCAGTACCAGGCGTAAATCGCGATGTGCTGAAATTCAGTACAGGCGACAGTGCTAACATTTTTGGTTTTTTGAATACGTTTGGCGGTGGAGCTTTACAGAACTTCTCCATTTTCGCTATGGGTATCATGCCGTATATTACAGCATCGATCATCGTGCAGCTTCTGCAGATGGACGTTGTTCCTAAATTTACGGAGTGGAGTAAGCAAGGTGAAGTTGGGCGTAAGAAATTAGCTCAGTTCACTCGTTATGGAACTATTGTTCTTGGTTTTATCCAGGCAATCGGTATGTCTATCGGTTTTAACAATCTTTTCCCAGGACTTATTCAAAACCCTAGTATGTCTACGTATCTTTTTATCGCGTTAGTTTTAACTGCAGGTACTGCATTCTTAATGTGGTTAGGTGAGCAGATTACCCTTAAGGGGATTGGAAACGGAATTTCAGTTCTGATTTTTGCGGGGATTGCCGCAGCTATTCCTACAGCAGTTAACCAGCTTTTCACAACGCAATTTGAAGGTGGTAACGATCAGTTATTCATGCATATTGTAACGATTGTACTGCTTGCTCTTGCGATTGTACTCATTATTATGGGTGTTATCTTTATTCAACAAGGTGTTCGGAAAATCCCGATTCAGTATGCAAAGCGAGTCGTTGGAACAAAGCCTGTTGGCGGCCAGTCAACTCATCTACCGATTAAAGTTAACGCAGCAGGTGTTATCCCGGTTATCTTCGCGATTTCCTTGATCATCACGCCAAGAACTGTTGCCGGCTTCTTCGGACAGAATGATGTTACGACTTGGATTATCAACACGTTTGACTACACGAAACCAGTCGGAATGATTATATATGCGCTCCTTATAATTGGATTCTCGTATTTCTATACGTTCATCCAAGTAAATCCGGAGCAAATGGCGGAAAACTTAAAGAAGCAGGGTGGATACATTCCTGGCATTCGTCCAGGAGCTAACACTCAAACTTATATAACAAGAATTCTGTATCGATTAACATTTGTTGGATCTCTATTCCTGGCTGCAATTGCAGTCCTGCCAGTTGTCTTTACAGCAATTCCAGGTTTGAACCTTCCGCCAGCCATTCAAATTGGTGGAACAAGCTTGCTGATTGTTGTAGGTGTGGCATTAGACACCATGAAGCAAATTGAGAGTCAGCTGATCAAGCGACACTACAAAGGCTTCATAAAATAA
- the rpsM gene encoding 30S ribosomal protein S13 — protein sequence MARVAGVDIPRDKRVVISLTYIFGIGKTKAQQILAGAGVSEDTRVRDLTEDELNKIREVIDGHKVEGDLRREVSLNIKRLIEIGAYRGVRHRRGLPVRGQNTKNNSRTRKGPRRTVANKKK from the coding sequence ATGGCACGTGTTGCAGGTGTAGATATTCCTCGTGATAAGCGAGTAGTAATCTCTTTAACATACATCTTCGGTATCGGTAAAACAAAAGCACAGCAAATTCTTGCTGGAGCTGGAGTTTCTGAAGATACACGCGTTCGTGATCTTACTGAAGATGAATTAAATAAAATCCGCGAAGTCATCGATGGACACAAAGTTGAAGGTGACCTTCGTCGTGAAGTATCACTAAACATCAAGCGTCTAATCGAGATCGGAGCATATCGTGGTGTTCGTCATCGTCGTGGATTACCAGTACGTGGTCAAAACACGAAGAACAACTCCCGTACTCGTAAAGGACCTCGTCGTACAGTAGCGAATAAGAAAAAGTAA
- a CDS encoding adenylate kinase, translated as MYLVLMGLPGAGKGTQAERIVEKYGIPHISTGDMFRAAIKEETPLGLEAKSYMDAGNLVPDEVTIGIVRDRLSKKDCEKGFLLDGFPRTVAQAEALEEITTELGRTIDYVLNISVDSDQLMQRLTGRRICQTCGSTYHVIFNPPKVEGVCDKDGGTLIQRQDDNEETVRNRLNVNMKQAKPLLDFYGEKGYLKNMNGDQDIDKVFQDIDQLIGGLAK; from the coding sequence ATGTATCTAGTCTTAATGGGATTGCCCGGAGCAGGTAAGGGTACTCAAGCAGAAAGAATTGTTGAGAAATACGGAATACCTCATATCTCTACTGGAGATATGTTCCGAGCAGCAATTAAAGAGGAGACTCCTCTTGGACTTGAGGCAAAATCGTACATGGATGCGGGTAACCTCGTTCCTGACGAAGTTACAATCGGTATCGTACGTGACCGACTTTCTAAAAAGGACTGCGAAAAAGGATTTTTACTTGATGGATTCCCTCGGACAGTTGCCCAAGCGGAAGCATTAGAAGAAATCACAACAGAGCTAGGAAGAACGATTGACTATGTGCTAAACATTTCAGTAGATTCTGATCAGCTTATGCAGCGATTAACAGGTCGTCGGATTTGCCAAACATGCGGAAGCACGTATCATGTAATATTCAACCCGCCAAAGGTTGAAGGAGTATGTGATAAAGACGGCGGTACGCTTATCCAACGTCAAGATGATAATGAAGAGACCGTTCGAAACCGTTTAAATGTAAACATGAAGCAGGCTAAACCACTGCTTGATTTTTATGGTGAAAAAGGTTACCTGAAAAACATGAATGGTGATCAGGATATCGACAAAGTCTTTCAAGACATTGACCAACTTATTGGGGGATTGGCGAAATGA